In Bacteroidota bacterium, one genomic interval encodes:
- a CDS encoding phosphatidylglycerophosphatase A: MSKLNVFHKFLGSGFLTGYLKGPTGTYGSAVALGIYLIPGVENLAFLIPLIIVTSIYGIWVCGKFEELYGKDPGEATIDEFAGMWISLILVPKEPVYLILAFFLWRIFDIIKPPPARNFEKLEGGLGVMADDIMSGVYTLIVMQVIIAMFK; encoded by the coding sequence GTGAGTAAATTGAATGTTTTCCATAAATTCTTGGGAAGCGGCTTTCTTACAGGATATTTAAAGGGACCAACCGGAACTTACGGAAGCGCCGTTGCTTTAGGCATTTATCTGATTCCGGGAGTTGAAAATCTTGCCTTTTTAATCCCCTTGATTATTGTCACTTCAATTTATGGAATCTGGGTTTGTGGTAAATTTGAGGAATTGTATGGAAAAGATCCCGGGGAGGCAACGATAGACGAATTTGCAGGAATGTGGATTTCTCTAATTCTGGTACCCAAAGAGCCCGTTTACCTGATTCTCGCATTTTTTCTTTGGCGGATATTTGATATTATTAAACCTCCTCCGGCAAGAAACTTTGAAAAACTTGAAGGCGGACTGGGAGTGATGGCTGATGATATTATGAGTGGAGTTTACACTTTGATTGTGATGCAGGTAATTATAGCAATGTTTAAATAA
- a CDS encoding glycoside hydrolase yields the protein MTSSLRPKVAAFFIIAGFFSSIFSQGSPDAIFDRFPKDLEKTSPPFISIESVPVTIGDYDNFFFGTEQAEPHFSMDPTNPKRMFAAYNINAAYYTADGWNWTRIVPSFGVSVQGDPLTAWGRDGVLHYQSMFGNITGSKNIRSTDGGVTWTAAVTGVDGVDKNWMAIDQTTGPYSNYIYNVMTAGSGMGNIHRSTDGGVTFSRVTQLSTQALPGMMSAVGPYYNGTSWVDGGSVFVVTHSGTNAAGIYSFYHSTNGGATFTLKSQQTFSNVIGTEISGRSTVQNMRTRPYPMIAADNSTGPYRGRLYLVYASNSPAGSGNKSDVFSRYSTDYGATWSAPKLVNDDANPQNNHSFFPAIWCDISSGRLYVKFYDTRLVPTSDSMDVFATYTDDGGQSFAANYRITNKTAKIKQSSGTGANYQGDYDAIQSVGNQAFMAYTDFRNNSFGAYGSYFPDYGMRVLPANVSVGNDLDSTFIYVSVPSVKAYTKSVKFSAAISPAPTSGNFFLRFEGKDSLTTYPDSLKLWIRTSGGVPEANYTVTVTGEGAGGTPVHKRTSNVTVTAAVPVELTSFIANSDGYTVKLDWTTATETNNKGFEVERAVDQASGLAWSRISFVEGKGTTSEENSYVFTDRSVTKPGRYFYRLRQVDFDGRFEYTKAVEAIITTPSTFELHQNYPNPFNPSTVVSFSLPVESRVKLNFYDAAGNLVESYDKGTLAAGLHQHSQVMASVASGAYFYSIEAVSSDGKSSFRANRKMMLIK from the coding sequence ATGACATCATCGTTACGCCCCAAAGTTGCGGCATTTTTTATTATTGCCGGCTTTTTTAGTAGTATTTTTTCACAAGGAAGCCCTGATGCCATATTTGACAGGTTTCCGAAGGATCTGGAGAAGACATCTCCTCCATTCATCTCAATCGAATCAGTCCCTGTCACCATTGGGGATTACGATAATTTCTTTTTTGGTACAGAACAGGCTGAACCTCATTTTTCAATGGACCCGACGAATCCGAAGAGGATGTTTGCAGCTTATAATATTAATGCTGCATATTACACCGCCGATGGCTGGAACTGGACACGCATTGTTCCTTCATTCGGTGTCTCAGTTCAGGGTGATCCGTTAACCGCATGGGGAAGAGATGGCGTTCTCCATTATCAAAGCATGTTTGGAAACATTACCGGTTCAAAAAACATCCGGTCAACAGACGGAGGTGTGACCTGGACAGCCGCAGTTACCGGAGTTGATGGCGTCGATAAAAACTGGATGGCGATCGATCAAACCACAGGTCCCTATTCGAATTATATCTATAATGTTATGACCGCCGGCTCAGGAATGGGTAACATCCACCGGAGCACCGATGGCGGAGTTACATTTTCCCGGGTCACACAGCTCTCCACTCAGGCACTTCCCGGAATGATGTCTGCAGTTGGACCATATTACAATGGTACAAGCTGGGTAGATGGCGGATCAGTTTTTGTAGTTACCCACTCAGGTACAAATGCTGCAGGAATTTACAGTTTCTATCACTCCACCAATGGCGGAGCCACCTTCACATTAAAATCACAGCAGACTTTCTCAAATGTGATAGGTACAGAAATTTCAGGAAGATCGACTGTTCAGAACATGCGTACCAGACCATATCCGATGATAGCTGCTGACAACAGTACCGGACCTTACAGAGGAAGATTGTATCTTGTGTATGCATCAAACAGTCCGGCAGGAAGCGGTAATAAATCAGATGTTTTCAGTCGCTATTCAACCGACTATGGTGCTACATGGTCAGCCCCCAAGTTGGTGAATGATGATGCAAATCCTCAGAATAACCACAGCTTCTTCCCCGCCATCTGGTGCGACATTTCATCCGGAAGACTTTATGTAAAATTCTACGACACAAGGCTCGTTCCAACTTCAGACAGCATGGATGTCTTCGCGACCTATACCGATGATGGCGGGCAGTCTTTCGCCGCCAACTACCGGATTACCAACAAGACAGCCAAGATTAAACAATCATCAGGCACGGGAGCAAATTATCAAGGTGACTACGATGCAATTCAATCCGTTGGTAATCAGGCTTTCATGGCGTATACCGATTTCAGAAATAACAGTTTTGGTGCTTATGGTTCCTATTTCCCTGATTATGGTATGAGAGTGTTACCCGCCAATGTCTCTGTTGGAAACGATCTCGACAGTACATTTATTTATGTTTCGGTACCTTCGGTGAAGGCGTACACAAAGAGCGTTAAATTCTCTGCGGCGATCTCACCTGCACCCACAAGCGGTAATTTCTTTCTCCGGTTTGAAGGAAAAGATTCACTCACTACTTATCCCGACAGTTTGAAACTTTGGATTCGTACTTCAGGTGGAGTTCCCGAAGCTAATTATACAGTTACTGTAACAGGTGAAGGTGCCGGTGGTACTCCCGTTCATAAGAGAACTTCAAATGTCACTGTTACTGCTGCGGTACCTGTTGAATTGACTTCCTTCATTGCAAATTCCGATGGTTACACAGTCAAACTTGACTGGACAACCGCTACCGAAACCAACAACAAGGGATTCGAGGTTGAAAGAGCCGTAGATCAGGCTTCCGGACTTGCATGGTCAAGAATTTCATTTGTTGAAGGAAAAGGAACAACTTCTGAAGAGAACAGCTATGTATTTACTGACAGAAGTGTCACCAAACCCGGAAGATACTTCTACAGACTCCGTCAGGTGGATTTTGACGGAAGATTTGAGTACACAAAAGCTGTTGAAGCGATAATTACCACTCCGTCAACTTTTGAATTGCACCAAAATTATCCGAATCCATTCAATCCTTCAACCGTTGTTTCTTTCTCGTTACCTGTTGAAAGCAGAGTAAAATTGAACTTTTATGATGCTGCAGGCAACCTCGTGGAAAGTTACGACAAAGGAACCCTGGCTGCGGGATTGCACCAGCATTCACAGGTCATGGCTTCAGTTGCATCAGGTGCATATTTCTATTCGATTGAAGCTGTCTCATCAGACGGCAAGTCGAGTTTCAGAGCAAACAGAAAAATGATGTTAATAAAATAA
- the thpR gene encoding RNA 2',3'-cyclic phosphodiesterase — MKHRLFIAIDFADEVKRSIYQNAKNLIKGSDLRISKPENLHITIKFLGDVEETKIPEIISSLDFLKSIRGEAVNFSRYGFFYRNRVPSVFWLKCEVGEKVMMTVNKLETVCEKIGFKKEDREFVPHLTLSRIKREPEHVLIQKILNEPALNLTTTIYNITLFSSVLTEKGAIYTILHNYQELE; from the coding sequence TTGAAGCATAGACTTTTTATCGCGATCGATTTTGCGGACGAGGTAAAGCGATCAATTTATCAGAATGCGAAAAATTTGATCAAAGGTTCTGATTTAAGAATCAGCAAACCCGAAAATTTACATATTACAATAAAATTTTTGGGGGATGTTGAGGAAACCAAAATCCCTGAGATTATAAGCAGTCTGGATTTTCTCAAATCGATTCGAGGAGAGGCAGTTAATTTCTCCCGGTACGGGTTCTTTTACAGAAATCGGGTTCCTTCGGTTTTTTGGTTGAAATGCGAGGTTGGAGAGAAAGTTATGATGACTGTAAACAAACTGGAAACCGTTTGTGAAAAAATTGGATTCAAGAAAGAGGATAGGGAATTTGTTCCTCATCTGACTCTAAGCAGGATAAAAAGAGAACCCGAACATGTGCTTATTCAGAAGATACTGAATGAACCGGCATTAAATTTGACAACTACAATTTATAACATCACTCTTTTTAGCAGCGTACTGACCGAAAAGGGTGCCATTTATACAATTTTACACAATTATCAGGAGTTAGAATGA
- a CDS encoding flavin reductase family protein produces MLTFDPKSISVMEVQRLIQGGVAPRPIALVSTLSEDGTPNLSPFSFFNVFGANPPVVAFSASRRGRDATFKDTYNNLMATKECVISAVTFEMVEQISLASAEYESTVDEFVKSGLSKVDSTFVRPFGVKESPFRMECRLHQMVSVGEGGAAANIAICEVIGFHVAEDIFTNSVIDPQKIDLVARMSGDYYCRASGSAIFEVEKPVGKKCIGFDNLPAFMLNSHSFTGNELGAFANSEFIPDNSENRQLILSITSKEFPGFEKNSASINRYLRRNELEKAVKLIFTNEEIKNYPKEKRVKLLEQATKLALHLKKIDIAWALVLEVEKL; encoded by the coding sequence ATGCTGACATTTGATCCAAAATCAATTTCTGTGATGGAAGTGCAGCGGTTGATTCAGGGTGGAGTTGCCCCCAGACCCATTGCTCTTGTTTCAACGCTTTCTGAAGATGGAACACCCAATTTATCACCATTCTCTTTCTTTAATGTCTTTGGTGCAAATCCACCGGTTGTAGCATTTTCCGCTTCCAGGAGAGGTCGGGACGCCACTTTTAAAGATACTTACAACAATCTGATGGCAACAAAAGAATGTGTCATTAGTGCGGTTACTTTCGAAATGGTTGAACAGATAAGTCTTGCTTCAGCCGAATATGAGAGTACAGTTGATGAGTTCGTTAAATCAGGTCTCTCTAAAGTCGATTCCACTTTCGTAAGACCTTTCGGAGTGAAAGAATCCCCATTCAGAATGGAATGCAGGCTGCATCAAATGGTTAGTGTTGGTGAAGGGGGAGCAGCAGCCAACATTGCTATCTGTGAGGTGATCGGATTTCATGTTGCAGAGGATATTTTTACCAATTCTGTCATTGATCCTCAAAAAATCGATCTCGTAGCGAGGATGTCGGGGGATTACTACTGCAGGGCTTCAGGAAGTGCGATATTCGAAGTTGAGAAACCTGTCGGGAAAAAATGTATCGGATTTGACAATCTTCCTGCATTCATGCTCAATTCTCACTCATTTACCGGAAATGAACTTGGTGCATTCGCAAATTCTGAATTCATCCCTGACAATTCCGAAAACAGACAACTAATCCTAAGCATTACCAGCAAAGAATTTCCGGGGTTTGAAAAAAATTCTGCCTCCATAAACCGCTATTTACGCAGAAATGAACTTGAGAAAGCAGTCAAGCTCATTTTTACAAACGAAGAGATAAAAAATTATCCAAAAGAGAAGCGGGTAAAATTGCTTGAGCAGGCAACGAAACTTGCTCTGCATTTAAAGAAAATTGATATTGCCTGGGCACTCGTTCTCGAAGTCGAAAAGCTTTAA
- the pgsA gene encoding CDP-diacylglycerol--glycerol-3-phosphate 3-phosphatidyltransferase, which yields MILPNQLTVLRIILTPFVVFFLLGDGAYFEEITIVIYIIAALTDWYDGWLAKKFNYFTNWGKIWDPIADKILTAGTMLSLVYLNVLPLIPVAVIILRDIFMTGFRSYSEHIHKPFPTSRYAKVKTFIEMVYLNYVLISYLLKNSEILPLDVRSFFGMIHVESVVYWGLIIVAFITVHSAYIYVKDNFHLFKEILKGE from the coding sequence ATGATACTCCCAAACCAGTTGACTGTTTTAAGGATAATACTCACTCCCTTCGTCGTTTTCTTCCTTCTCGGTGACGGCGCCTATTTCGAAGAGATAACCATTGTCATCTACATCATTGCAGCTCTGACAGACTGGTATGACGGCTGGCTCGCGAAGAAATTTAATTACTTCACAAACTGGGGTAAAATTTGGGATCCGATTGCCGACAAAATCCTTACAGCAGGCACAATGCTCTCACTGGTTTATCTCAATGTTCTTCCACTTATTCCTGTGGCGGTCATTATCTTGAGAGATATCTTTATGACCGGATTCAGATCATACTCAGAACACATCCACAAACCCTTTCCCACAAGCAGGTACGCTAAAGTAAAGACATTCATAGAAATGGTCTACCTCAATTATGTACTGATCAGTTATCTATTGAAGAATTCCGAAATTTTACCGCTTGATGTCCGGAGCTTCTTTGGCATGATACATGTCGAATCAGTAGTCTATTGGGGACTGATCATTGTCGCGTTTATTACAGTTCACTCTGCGTATATTTATGTTAAGGATAATTTCCATTTATTCAAGGAGATCCTGAAGGGTGAGTAA
- a CDS encoding recombination regulator RecX, with protein MASFGMPFFVFMNTILNIRLKSENFVIIEFDNLPPLIVPKLLVYEMGLRKGDLLTEEMLESLNFENELYLCEQKALYYLGKRLHSTMELKRKLYQKKFSKKVIEPVILKMKDLTYLDDKKYSELLVNESLNLRHDGLQKIKARLIEKGIAKELISEVLSYMLNDEIEADNIKLTADRKLSSLKKRFTDKKEINQKLTAFLLSKGYSFSAIKNYFKNIDQETDLNEEY; from the coding sequence ATGGCATCTTTCGGGATGCCATTTTTTGTTTTCATGAATACAATTCTTAATATCAGGCTCAAATCCGAAAATTTTGTAATTATCGAATTCGATAATTTACCTCCGCTTATTGTACCTAAACTGCTCGTTTACGAGATGGGATTACGGAAGGGTGATCTTCTTACAGAAGAGATGTTGGAATCGCTGAATTTCGAGAATGAACTCTACCTGTGTGAACAAAAGGCACTCTATTATCTTGGGAAGAGACTCCACTCCACAATGGAGTTGAAAAGGAAGTTGTATCAAAAGAAGTTTTCCAAAAAGGTTATTGAACCTGTTATCCTGAAGATGAAGGATCTGACCTATCTGGATGACAAAAAGTACTCCGAACTGCTGGTAAATGAATCTCTCAATCTCAGGCACGACGGGCTGCAAAAAATAAAAGCAAGATTAATTGAAAAAGGCATCGCAAAAGAGTTGATTTCAGAAGTATTGTCTTATATGCTTAATGATGAGATTGAAGCGGATAATATAAAATTAACGGCAGACAGGAAACTTTCTTCCCTGAAAAAGAGATTTACTGATAAGAAGGAGATCAACCAAAAGTTGACTGCCTTTCTTTTATCAAAAGGTTATTCCTTTTCCGCCATTAAGAATTATTTCAAAAATATCGATCAGGAAACTGACCTGAATGAGGAGTATTAA
- a CDS encoding acetoacetate--CoA ligase yields the protein MEPKLLWSPSPERQNSSNLKRFIEFVNKRHELEITDYPGIYQFSIDNIETFWEDILRFSGLIYSGSYQKIISNTEMPGAKWFEGVSLNYTENVFSKLTGEYAITSYREGYGSFRLKSTRLKEVTLKLASAMRQSGIAKGDRVAAFSANIPEAVMGLLASASIGAIWSSCSPDFGTTAVIDRFGQIKPKILFASESYEYNGKRFDCIEKIKEIVAAVPSFEKVILIPAFQNFENDTLHLCQSIPESFIWFDDYIAEQSEITGFEQVEFSHPLYILYSSGTTGIPKCIVHGTGGTMLQHYKELSLHTDLKHGEKLLYFTTTGWMMWNWLVSGMLAGAEIVLFDGSVIYPDEKVLWEFVSNEEIDVFGTSPKFLSISEKNQVIPAKLFHYNKLKTILSTGSPLTENNYEWVYKNVKADIQLSSISGGTDIVSCFMLGSPLLPVYSGEIQCRGLGMKVEVFIAEGESVSGKKGELVCTAPFPSMPVKFWNDTGDKKYRDAYFSHFPGAWRHGDYIMINERGGIVVYGRSDATLNPGGVRIGTAEIYRIVEELDEVSDSIVCGFESKGEIEVFLFVVLKPGLELTPDLTLKIRKSLKSKASPRHVPHRIFPVTDIPRTISGKKVEMAITKLLSGEEPDNREALANPESLQQFYIFKSSIS from the coding sequence ATGGAACCCAAACTTCTTTGGTCGCCCTCCCCGGAACGGCAGAACAGTTCTAATCTTAAAAGGTTTATAGAATTTGTAAATAAAAGACATGAACTCGAGATTACTGATTATCCCGGCATCTATCAATTCTCCATAGATAACATTGAGACATTTTGGGAAGATATTCTTCGTTTCTCGGGTCTGATTTATTCAGGCAGTTACCAAAAAATAATAAGCAACACGGAGATGCCGGGAGCGAAATGGTTTGAAGGTGTTTCTCTGAATTACACGGAAAATGTCTTTTCAAAATTGACCGGAGAATATGCCATAACCTCGTATCGTGAGGGTTACGGTTCATTCAGGCTAAAATCGACCAGGCTCAAAGAAGTAACTCTGAAGCTGGCGTCGGCAATGCGACAATCGGGGATTGCCAAAGGTGACAGAGTCGCTGCATTTTCTGCTAATATCCCTGAAGCAGTAATGGGTTTGTTGGCTTCCGCTTCGATTGGAGCAATCTGGAGTTCCTGTTCGCCTGATTTTGGTACAACTGCAGTGATCGACAGGTTCGGACAAATTAAACCAAAAATTCTCTTCGCATCTGAATCCTACGAGTACAACGGCAAACGATTTGATTGTATTGAGAAAATAAAAGAAATTGTAGCTGCAGTTCCATCCTTCGAAAAGGTCATTCTTATTCCTGCCTTTCAAAATTTCGAAAATGATACACTTCATCTCTGTCAAAGCATCCCCGAAAGTTTCATCTGGTTCGATGATTACATTGCTGAACAAAGTGAGATTACCGGTTTCGAACAGGTTGAGTTTTCCCATCCGTTGTATATTTTATACTCTTCCGGTACTACGGGAATACCCAAATGCATTGTTCATGGCACGGGTGGAACGATGCTTCAACATTATAAGGAACTTTCGCTGCACACTGATCTAAAACATGGAGAGAAACTACTCTATTTCACCACCACGGGCTGGATGATGTGGAACTGGCTTGTCAGTGGTATGCTTGCCGGAGCCGAAATTGTACTTTTTGACGGTTCGGTTATCTATCCTGACGAAAAGGTGTTGTGGGAATTCGTTTCGAATGAGGAAATTGATGTTTTTGGCACAAGTCCAAAATTCCTTTCCATTAGTGAAAAGAATCAGGTAATACCGGCTAAGCTTTTTCATTACAACAAGTTAAAGACGATCCTTTCAACCGGATCACCACTGACAGAAAATAATTATGAGTGGGTTTACAAAAATGTAAAAGCTGATATTCAGTTGTCCTCAATTTCAGGAGGAACTGACATTGTATCATGTTTTATGTTGGGTTCACCTCTGCTTCCAGTTTATTCGGGAGAGATACAATGTCGGGGACTGGGTATGAAAGTGGAAGTTTTTATTGCAGAAGGGGAGAGTGTTTCCGGAAAGAAAGGGGAGCTTGTTTGTACTGCTCCATTTCCGAGCATGCCCGTAAAATTTTGGAATGATACGGGGGATAAAAAATACAGGGATGCCTATTTCTCTCATTTTCCGGGAGCATGGCGCCATGGTGACTACATAATGATTAACGAAAGAGGCGGAATTGTAGTCTACGGGAGAAGCGATGCCACTTTGAATCCGGGTGGAGTAAGAATCGGCACGGCAGAGATTTACAGAATAGTTGAGGAACTGGATGAAGTTTCAGATTCTATAGTTTGTGGTTTTGAATCAAAGGGAGAAATTGAAGTTTTTCTTTTTGTAGTCTTAAAACCGGGCTTGGAACTGACTCCTGATCTCACACTCAAAATACGGAAGTCGTTAAAAAGCAAAGCCTCACCAAGACATGTACCCCACAGAATTTTCCCGGTGACAGACATCCCGAGAACAATCTCCGGGAAAAAAGTTGAAATGGCAATCACCAAACTCCTTTCAGGTGAAGAACCCGATAACAGGGAAGCACTTGCCAACCCGGAATCTCTGCAACAATTCTACATTTTTAAATCCTCAATTAGCTGA
- the recA gene encoding recombinase RecA, with translation MSDTREVKNKIIEDTISNIEKSFGKGSIMRLGDGVINKVECIPTGALSLDRILGIGGIPRGRITEIYGPESSGKTTICLHVIAEAQKTGGIAAFIDAEHALDINYAKRLGVDVSNLLLSQPDFGEQALEITDTLVRSNALDVIVIDSVAALVPRAEIEGEMGDSHMAVQARLMSQALRKLTGAISRSKTAVIFTNQLRSKIGVMFGNPETTTGGNALKFYASLRLDIRRVAQIKDGNDVVGNRTKIKIVKSKVAAPFKEVEFDILYNEGISKTGDLIDLGVDTGIIKKGGSWFTFGEDRFQGREQFRQKLLELPDLFNKLSYEVKVKIGLIEANEETK, from the coding sequence ATGAGTGATACTCGAGAAGTAAAAAATAAAATTATTGAAGATACAATCTCCAATATTGAGAAATCGTTTGGAAAAGGCTCAATTATGCGCCTTGGAGACGGTGTGATAAATAAAGTGGAGTGCATTCCGACGGGTGCTCTTTCTCTTGACCGGATACTTGGCATTGGTGGCATTCCCCGCGGAAGAATAACTGAAATTTACGGTCCCGAATCGAGTGGTAAAACCACCATTTGTCTCCATGTAATAGCAGAAGCTCAGAAAACAGGCGGAATTGCTGCGTTCATCGATGCAGAACATGCTCTTGATATCAATTACGCAAAGAGACTCGGTGTGGATGTTTCCAATCTTCTCCTTTCCCAGCCCGATTTTGGTGAGCAGGCTCTTGAAATTACCGATACACTCGTCAGAAGCAATGCTCTTGATGTAATTGTTATTGACTCTGTTGCAGCTCTTGTTCCCCGTGCCGAAATCGAAGGTGAAATGGGTGATTCACATATGGCAGTTCAGGCGAGACTGATGTCCCAGGCTCTTAGAAAGCTCACCGGGGCAATTTCAAGAAGCAAAACGGCGGTTATTTTTACGAATCAGCTTCGCAGCAAAATTGGTGTAATGTTTGGAAATCCTGAAACCACCACCGGCGGTAATGCCCTTAAATTCTATGCTTCACTTCGACTTGATATCAGACGGGTTGCTCAGATTAAAGATGGAAATGATGTGGTCGGGAACAGGACCAAAATAAAAATCGTAAAGAGTAAAGTGGCAGCCCCCTTCAAAGAAGTTGAGTTTGATATCCTCTATAATGAGGGAATCAGCAAAACCGGAGATCTGATCGATCTCGGTGTCGATACCGGAATAATTAAAAAAGGTGGCAGCTGGTTTACATTCGGTGAGGACAGATTCCAGGGAAGAGAGCAGTTTCGTCAAAAACTTCTTGAATTACCCGATCTTTTCAACAAACTTTCATACGAGGTTAAAGTAAAAATCGGTCTTATTGAAGCCAACGAGGAAACAAAATAA
- a CDS encoding phosphoribosylaminoimidazolesuccinocarboxamide synthase — translation MPEIILAPALQKLKKVASGKVREIYEAGDDLLFISTDRLSAFDVIMAQGIPFKGTVLNSISAFWFNHTKDIVNNHLLTTNVSEYPSEMQEYGELLDGRSMIVKRGKIIPIECIVRGYISGSGWNDYKDTGKISGIPLRAGMKESDKLDEPVFTPSTKAEIGEHDENISFDEACRIAGGPLMETVREKAIAIYKKCAEYALEKGIIIADTKMEFAIDQEGELMLADELLTPDSSRFWDKSLYSPGKAQFSYDKQFVRDYLLSINFNKQPPPPGLPEEVIEKTAEKYLEAFKIITGKELI, via the coding sequence ATGCCAGAGATAATTTTAGCCCCTGCCCTGCAAAAACTTAAGAAGGTCGCCTCCGGAAAAGTGAGAGAAATCTACGAAGCCGGTGATGACTTGTTATTCATTTCGACTGACCGTTTATCGGCTTTTGATGTCATAATGGCTCAAGGAATTCCATTTAAAGGAACGGTTCTGAATTCAATTTCCGCGTTTTGGTTTAATCATACAAAAGATATCGTAAATAATCATCTCCTTACGACTAATGTCTCTGAATATCCATCCGAAATGCAGGAATATGGAGAACTTCTTGACGGAAGATCTATGATAGTCAAAAGAGGGAAAATTATTCCGATTGAATGTATTGTGAGGGGTTATATCAGTGGATCCGGATGGAATGATTATAAAGATACCGGTAAAATATCCGGAATTCCGTTGAGGGCAGGAATGAAAGAATCAGATAAGCTGGATGAACCGGTTTTTACTCCCTCAACGAAAGCTGAAATAGGGGAGCATGATGAGAATATCTCATTCGACGAGGCTTGCAGGATAGCCGGAGGTCCCCTTATGGAAACTGTGAGAGAAAAAGCGATAGCAATTTATAAAAAATGTGCTGAATACGCTCTCGAAAAAGGAATTATTATTGCTGACACAAAGATGGAGTTTGCCATTGATCAAGAGGGTGAATTGATGCTCGCAGATGAACTGCTTACACCTGATTCCTCCAGATTCTGGGACAAATCTCTTTACTCTCCCGGTAAGGCACAATTCAGTTATGATAAACAATTTGTAAGAGACTATTTGCTTTCGATAAATTTCAACAAACAGCCTCCACCTCCGGGATTACCGGAAGAAGTAATTGAGAAAACCGCAGAAAAATATCTTGAAGCATTCAAAATAATAACAGGTAAAGAGCTCATCTAG
- a CDS encoding competence/damage-inducible protein A — protein sequence MNAIVISIGDELLIGQTVNTNASFIGAKLTETGLRVMKVVTSPDDMDSIISELENGLNEHDVVIVTGGLGPTHDDITREAICRFFKAELVPDEDVYNDIKDRFARFGRDLTPTNEDQCRVPECCQPIRNFHGTAPGFWIEEGNKVVVVMPGVPREMQAMVENFVIPNLKTKYGEKLRKIARRNILTTGIAESNLYDKLTPIDEVFPNVKVAFLPNLNGVKIRLTAEAHTMEEANEIVTAAEQQLRLRVGRYIYSNGEDNLSKVIGNLLRERQLTLAIAESCTGGNISNLLTDNSGSSEYFERGIIAYSNASKVEILDVNEDLINEKGSVSEEVALEMCKGVRSISGTDLGLSITGILGPKGATATKPVGLVFIGVASHERAVVKKFNFGGTRIENKVRASQAALELLRRFVLGIPIEA from the coding sequence ATGAATGCAATTGTGATTTCGATTGGTGATGAATTATTAATCGGACAAACAGTGAATACGAATGCCTCTTTCATCGGTGCAAAATTAACCGAAACCGGGTTAAGAGTTATGAAGGTTGTTACTTCTCCCGATGACATGGACAGCATTATCAGCGAACTTGAAAATGGATTGAATGAGCATGATGTTGTAATTGTAACAGGAGGACTGGGCCCCACTCACGATGATATAACAAGAGAGGCAATTTGTCGATTTTTCAAGGCTGAGCTTGTACCGGATGAAGATGTGTACAACGATATCAAGGACAGATTTGCAAGATTTGGGAGAGATCTGACTCCTACCAATGAAGATCAATGCAGGGTTCCTGAATGCTGTCAGCCGATCAGAAATTTTCACGGCACCGCGCCGGGTTTTTGGATCGAAGAAGGCAATAAGGTTGTGGTCGTAATGCCGGGCGTGCCGAGAGAAATGCAGGCAATGGTTGAAAATTTTGTAATACCAAACCTAAAAACCAAATACGGAGAAAAACTTAGAAAAATTGCACGACGCAATATACTGACAACAGGAATTGCAGAATCCAATTTATATGACAAGTTGACACCGATTGATGAAGTCTTCCCGAATGTTAAAGTTGCGTTTCTTCCAAATCTGAACGGTGTAAAAATCAGACTCACAGCAGAAGCTCACACCATGGAAGAGGCAAATGAGATTGTCACAGCCGCAGAGCAGCAACTCAGACTAAGAGTTGGCAGATACATCTACAGTAATGGAGAGGATAACCTTAGCAAAGTGATAGGAAACCTCTTGCGTGAAAGGCAACTGACTCTCGCTATAGCCGAATCCTGTACAGGTGGCAATATCTCGAATCTGCTCACAGATAATTCGGGCAGCAGCGAGTATTTTGAGAGGGGGATCATCGCTTACAGTAATGCATCTAAAGTTGAAATTCTCGATGTAAACGAGGATCTCATTAACGAGAAGGGGTCTGTCTCGGAAGAAGTTGCATTGGAGATGTGTAAAGGCGTCCGGTCAATCTCCGGAACTGATCTGGGGCTCTCGATTACAGGAATACTGGGTCCAAAAGGTGCCACGGCGACAAAACCTGTCGGTCTGGTATTCATTGGCGTGGCTTCCCACGAGCGGGCGGTTGTGAAAAAATTTAATTTTGGCGGAACGCGAATTGAAAACAAGGTGAGGGCATCGCAGGCTGCTCTGGAATTGCTAAGACGATTTGTACTTGGAATTCCGATTGAAGCATAG